The DNA segment AGACATGATTGAGGAAGATATTACTAAAGCGGATATTGCACAGAAAATCGGCAAGCCCGTAAATACCGTGCCGCAGATCTTCGTGGGTGAGCGGCACATTGGCGGATATGATGAATTTGCTACTTTTGTCCGTCAGCAAGAAATAGCCGAGCATTAATCGCTTCTAATTGTCCATGCCATCCAGAACCTTATTGGCCCAACTGCGGCTTTCCAAAAAAAAGTGGTTGAGTGTGGTAATTGCTTTGTCACTGGCATTTTTCAGGCGACCCTTTTCAAAAGCTTTGACTAAATGAAGGGTCTTGCCAAGCGGGCCTTCGTGAGCAAGTAGCGCTCGCTTGATATTTGGTGCGAGAGGGAGTTGGTCACACAATAGTTCGAGCTTTTGGCCGAGCAGCACATCAACCATCGATAGCAAGCCCATCATAAAGGCGGGTTCTTTGTTTTCCTCGCAGTCTCGTGCAGCCAGCCGCGAGCACATGGCTGCGCGGGTAAGCGTTTGTGGCAATAACAACATGTTGCACGGGTCGTCATTAGCCAGTACCAGCATGGTGACCAGGCTACGAAGGCGATTCAGTCCAAGCAACACTATGGCCTGGCGCATGCTAATTATTTCGTGGGGCAAATTGTAGCTTGCAGAATTGACTGTGCGCAGCATTTGGACCGCTAGCTGAGGTTCCTGCACCAGTAACCGTTCCAGTTCGTTGTAGTTTGCTTCAGGTTTTTGTAATTCGCCCAGAAGGCGAAGTTGCGCCGACTGATTGCGCCCGCGCTTAAAGGCGGTGGATTGACGAGTTTCCGGGTGGGCGTAAAAGTAACCCTGAAAAAGTGTAAATCCCATGGCCCGAGCTTGATCGAACTCTTTTTTGGTTTCCACCTTTTCGGCCAACAAGGTGATGCCGCGAGTTAGGTAGTGTTCTACCTGCTTTCTGGTGGGAGGCTGCTCCAACACGTCCAGCTTGACAATGTCGGCCAGATCCAGAAGCGGTCGGGTTGCGTCGGTCAGTACAAAGTCATCCAATGCTACGGTGTAGCCCTGAGATTTTATGTGCTTCAACGCTGCAAGGATTTCTTCGTCACCCTCTACGCATTCCAGTACCTCGATAACCACCTGCTCCGGGCTGGGCGGCAGTAATGCCGGGTTCAGCAGCCACTCACGGGGGGCGTTGAAAAACAGCTTTCTACGGCCGCAAAGTGACTCTACACCGGTTTCGTAAAAGGCTGCATTGCAGGCCCGTGCAGTGGCGATAAGGCCATCTTCTATGACAGCGAAACTCGCGCCTGCGGTGGCTCGGTAGAGTAGCTCGTCGGCCACATGGACCATATTGGCATCGCAAATTGGCTGCAGAGCAATGCAATAAGAGCCGGTGTTGGGTTTTTGGGGGTTCGTCATGAATCATTAGTACCCAGAGAATTACACTGGCGTCAAAAGCCAGACGAGACTGCAGCATACAATAGAGCTGCCGCGGCTCAAACACCGGATATTTTATTTGTCTGCGAAGCTGGCAATACGGCAGCCTCTAGGGCTGCCGTATTGAGTGTGGAGGAGTTGTTTTAGAGCTCGAATGCGGTTTTAAGGCGTTTTTCCACCAATTGGTTTATCAATTTGGCTACTTTTGGCAAGCCGTTTTCAAAAGGTGGAAAACTTTCGCCCTGAATCAGCGGGCTTAGGTAGTCGCGGCAGTCTTGGGTAATGCCGAAGCCGTCATCGGTGATGTAGTGAATCGGCATTTTCTTTTCCTGATTAGCCACTTCGCTCAGCGGTGCCTCGCCAACTCTCCAGCGATAGGGCTTGGCCTGCTCGCGAATGATGATGGGCATTAGTGCCTGCTTGCCGGCAATCGCCATTTCAACCGCTGCCTTGCCCACGGTGTAGGCCTGTTCTACGTCGGTGGCCGAGGCGATATGACGCGCACTTCGCTGCAGGTAATCAGCGACGGCCCAGTGGTACTTATAGCCCAGAGCCTGCTTCATCAGATTTGCCAGCGCTGGCGCAACGCCGCCTAGTTGGGTGTGGCCAAAAGCGTCTCTGGCCCCGGCTTCAGCCAGAAAGCGGCCGTCTTCATATTGGGCGCCTTCAGACGCAACAATCACGCAATAACCGTATTCCTTCACGCAAAAGTCCACCCGGGCCAGAAAAGCCTCGCGATCAAACGGAATTTCCGGGAACAAAATAATATGTGGCGGCTCACCTTCGCCCTGACCGGCAAGCCCGCCTGAGGCAGCAATCCAGCCAGCGTGGCGACCCATCACTTCCAGAATGAAAACCTTGGTGGAGGTCTCGCACATGGATTTGATGTCAAGGCTCGCTTCCATCGTGGAGATGGCAATGTATTTGGCAACCGAGCCAAAGCCCGGGCAACAATCGGTGAAGGGTAGATCGTTATCAACGGTTTTGGGTATACCGATGCAAATAATCGGATAGCCCATTTTTTCGCTGATCTGCGATACTTTGTAAGCGGTATCTTGCGAGTCGCCGCCGCCGTTATAGAAGAAATAACCAATGTCGTGGGCGCGGAATACTTCAATCAAACGCTCGTATTCGCGGCGGTTTTCGGAGATATTTTTAAGCTTGTGGCGACACGATCCAAACGCACCGCCAGGAGTATGCATCAGTGCGGCAATGGCACCATCGGACTCCAGACTGGTATCAATCAGTTCTTCTTTCAACGCACCGAGAATACCGTTGCGCCCGGCATACACCTTGCCGATTTTATCCGGGTGCCGGCGGGCGGTCTGAATAACGCCACAGGCGCTGGCGTTTATAACGGCGGTAACACCACCGGATTGTGCATAGAATGCGTTTTTAATGGCCATCTGGCAGGTAAGCCTCTCACTGATTTGACGATGGCGCGCATGATACGCCAATTACCGGCAATTTTCATGACCGGTAAAACCGAGACGGTCAGCAGCGCATGCTTGACGGGCTGCAGTGTATGGGGGACGCTTGGCAGCGTTTTTATCAGGAGGCGGTCGGTTTCATGCACATTCATATATTGGGTATTTGCGGCACCTTTATGGGTAGCCTGGCTGTATTGGCCCATGAAATGGGGCACAAGGTGACGGGCTCTGATCAAGGCGTTTACCCGCCCATGAGTACCCAACTGCAAGCTCAGGGAGTCGAGCTGATTGAAGGCTACCACCCTGACAACCTTGAACCGCGACCCGATCTGGTGCTGATCGGCAACGCCATGTCCCGCGGCAACGCCGAAGTGGAACAGGTGCTTAACGGCAATATTCCTTATATGTCCGGCCCCGAATGGCTGGCGCGGGAAGTGTTACACCAGCGTTGGGTGCTGGCGGTGGCCGGCACCCACGGCAAAACCACCACCACCGCGATGCTGCTGTGGATACTGGAGCAGGCCGGGTTTGACGCCGGTTATCTGGTGGGAGGTGTACCCAGAGATTTGCCGGTTTCTGCGCGCTTGGGTAGCAGTGATTTTTTTGTGATTGAGGCCGATGAATACGACAGCGCGTTTTTTGACAAGCGTTCGAAGTTTGTTCACTACCGCCCGCGTACGCTTATTTTGAATAATCTGGAATTCGACCACGCCGATATTTTTGACAACGTGGAAGCTATCGAGCGCCAGTTCCATCACCTGATTCGGACTGTGCCGTCCCAAGGCTTGATTCTGCGCCCGACGCTGGATAGTCACCTGGACAACGCCATTGCCCTGGGCTGCTGGACCCCGCAGCAAACGCTGTCTATTGGTAGCGAAGCCGACAGTCCAAGCGACTGGCGAGCCGAACTGTTGAGCGACGACGGCAGCCATTTCATGGTGTTGCGCCACGAGCAGCCGGTGGCTGCAGTAAAGTGGGCCCACAGCGGCCTACACAACGTACGTAACGCCTTGTCGGCCATTGCCGCAGCACGCGATGTGGGTGTTACTCCAGACCACGCCGTTAGCGCGTTGTGCTGTTTTTCCGGAGTAAAAAGACGCATGGAGTTGCTGGCGGACATTAATGGCGTAAAGGTGTATGACGACTTCGCCCATCACCCCACGGCCATCGCCACTACCCTGGACGGCTTGCGCAAACAGGTGGGCAACGAGCCGGTGCTGGCATTGATCGAGCCCCGTTCCAATACCATGAAACAGGGCGTACACAGTGACACCCTGTTGCCCAGCGCGGCAGCCGCCGATCGCGTGCTCTGGGCCAACCTGAACGATTCGAGCTGGTTGCCGAAATTGGTTGAACGCTGGCAACAGGCCAACGCCGACAGTAGCTTGCATCGGGTAGAAGCATCAGTAGACGATTTGATTGCGCGGGTAACGGCAGACTTACCCAGCCCCTGCCACATTGTCATTATGAGCAACGGCGGTTTTGGCGGCATTCATCAACGGCTGATTGCTGAAATCGAACGTATCAACGGATAGTCTAAATTACGCCGCCTTAATATCGGAGCAAGCAGTGCATGAATGAGGTGCCCGCAGTGAGTAATGCAGCAGCAACAG comes from the Marinobacter psychrophilus genome and includes:
- a CDS encoding GrxA family glutaredoxin, with the translated sequence MEKVTIFGRTSCGFCVRAIRLCEARDFEFKWVDMIEEDITKADIAQKIGKPVNTVPQIFVGERHIGGYDEFATFVRQQEIAEH
- a CDS encoding EAL and HDOD domain-containing protein; protein product: MTNPQKPNTGSYCIALQPICDANMVHVADELLYRATAGASFAVIEDGLIATARACNAAFYETGVESLCGRRKLFFNAPREWLLNPALLPPSPEQVVIEVLECVEGDEEILAALKHIKSQGYTVALDDFVLTDATRPLLDLADIVKLDVLEQPPTRKQVEHYLTRGITLLAEKVETKKEFDQARAMGFTLFQGYFYAHPETRQSTAFKRGRNQSAQLRLLGELQKPEANYNELERLLVQEPQLAVQMLRTVNSASYNLPHEIISMRQAIVLLGLNRLRSLVTMLVLANDDPCNMLLLPQTLTRAAMCSRLAARDCEENKEPAFMMGLLSMVDVLLGQKLELLCDQLPLAPNIKRALLAHEGPLGKTLHLVKAFEKGRLKNASDKAITTLNHFFLESRSWANKVLDGMDN
- a CDS encoding 6-phosphofructokinase codes for the protein MAIKNAFYAQSGGVTAVINASACGVIQTARRHPDKIGKVYAGRNGILGALKEELIDTSLESDGAIAALMHTPGGAFGSCRHKLKNISENRREYERLIEVFRAHDIGYFFYNGGGDSQDTAYKVSQISEKMGYPIICIGIPKTVDNDLPFTDCCPGFGSVAKYIAISTMEASLDIKSMCETSTKVFILEVMGRHAGWIAASGGLAGQGEGEPPHIILFPEIPFDREAFLARVDFCVKEYGYCVIVASEGAQYEDGRFLAEAGARDAFGHTQLGGVAPALANLMKQALGYKYHWAVADYLQRSARHIASATDVEQAYTVGKAAVEMAIAGKQALMPIIIREQAKPYRWRVGEAPLSEVANQEKKMPIHYITDDGFGITQDCRDYLSPLIQGESFPPFENGLPKVAKLINQLVEKRLKTAFEL
- the mpl gene encoding UDP-N-acetylmuramate:L-alanyl-gamma-D-glutamyl-meso-diaminopimelate ligase, with protein sequence MHIHILGICGTFMGSLAVLAHEMGHKVTGSDQGVYPPMSTQLQAQGVELIEGYHPDNLEPRPDLVLIGNAMSRGNAEVEQVLNGNIPYMSGPEWLAREVLHQRWVLAVAGTHGKTTTTAMLLWILEQAGFDAGYLVGGVPRDLPVSARLGSSDFFVIEADEYDSAFFDKRSKFVHYRPRTLILNNLEFDHADIFDNVEAIERQFHHLIRTVPSQGLILRPTLDSHLDNAIALGCWTPQQTLSIGSEADSPSDWRAELLSDDGSHFMVLRHEQPVAAVKWAHSGLHNVRNALSAIAAARDVGVTPDHAVSALCCFSGVKRRMELLADINGVKVYDDFAHHPTAIATTLDGLRKQVGNEPVLALIEPRSNTMKQGVHSDTLLPSAAAADRVLWANLNDSSWLPKLVERWQQANADSSLHRVEASVDDLIARVTADLPSPCHIVIMSNGGFGGIHQRLIAEIERING